cagCTAACCTTTAGGAACCGCTGCTCATCGTCAAGTAGCGTCTGAAGGTAGGAGACTGGACCATCCTCACCTTCCAGTTGTTCGGTCTCATGATCATTGAGAACCAAACAGATAGAAACTTTTCCCTCAGAGAACAGACTCTTCCCTTGCTGAAGGTAACTGAAGTTATCACCAACTTTCTCTTTACTTGCGTCAAAACTAAGGCATTCCCGGGATACATTTAGAGTCCAGTCCGATTCTCTAGCTCTCAGCGCATTGATTTCCTCAGTTACGTTCCATCTAATTTCAGCAAGATCCAAAATGAGAAAAACAGACTTATCGTAATGGTTGTGAAGTTTCTTAAAGAGTTAATTTACCtcttcttggatgaattctcAATACTTTGCAAAGCTTTTTGAAGCAGAGTGGAGTTAACGTCAAGGATATGATCAGCAAGCAAACTCCTCTGAGACTTTTCTCCGAACCTTAATCCATCAAACACATGCTTCTGCTCCAACTCACATAACTTCTTCTTAGCAGCAATAAGCCGCTTCtgctgtttttttctttctttccactCCTGAAAGAACGTGAAGTTTAAGAGACAAAAGAAAGATCTTAACTAACGTGTTCAATATGAAAGAGCGCAGAAGAATATGCCTCACAAGCTGGCGTCTTTCTTTCTTGGATCGTTCATCAGCTCGCATGTTAACCTCGAGGAGTCCCTTGGGGGGAGTTATGtacatctctcttctttctaaATCAACATCGGGGACAATTGCATCTACGAAAGGTATCCATACGAGCTGGTTAGTCTTTGCAGTCCCGTTGCAGGCTTCCATCGATGAATCAAGCAAGACGTGTAGAAGATCATTTCCTCCATTGTCGAAAACATTAGCAACAGTTCCAACAAGTTGACCAGTCTCCTGTACAATGCATGACTGATTCAGACCAGAGACTTTTCACATTTACGATATAAGAGGCAAATCCAAATACTAGACCTTGAGAAGAACTCTCATGCCTAGAAGATCACGACTGTAAAACTCTCCATCATCAAGGTCAGGACGATCATCTTCCTCAGCAAGAAGAGTTGCCCCAACGAGTTGTCTCACCTAAAGGAAAACAAATCATCACAAACTGTATCTTCTGAAGCTCTCATACGGTATCCATTTACAAGCTTACCTGATCAACATCATCTAACCCTCGAAACTTGAGAATCCAACTCTTCTGAGCGGGATGAGGTCTGCCTTCAACTAACTCAACCTCATCAATCTTATCTTGTCCCATCAACTGTTGTTTTAGCCATCTTCTACCAGGCTAATGACATCAAAGGAAAGGTAAATGTCAAAGAGAATGGGGATGAAATAAAAACTCAAACTTAGTTTTTCTCTTCTGTTGTAAACAGTGTTACCTTAGAGAAACGTAAATC
This genomic interval from Brassica napus cultivar Da-Ae chromosome A6, Da-Ae, whole genome shotgun sequence contains the following:
- the BNAA06G35980D gene encoding uncharacterized protein BNAA06G35980D: MLRACALLCSSTPITFTPVQLFSPNNTSLHFQTFELSRPVSASTRAPCHFSLVGTRGRCSFTVRSTATEEAVETSSDSKLDLVEVGFLSGVHGLQGEICIKPNTDFPDLRFSKPGRRWLKQQLMGQDKIDEVELVEGRPHPAQKSWILKFRGLDDVDQVRQLVGATLLAEEDDRPDLDDGEFYSRDLLGMRVLLKETGQLVGTVANVFDNGGNDLLHVLLDSSMEACNGTAKTNQLVWIPFVDAIVPDVDLERREMYITPPKGLLEVNMRADERSKKERRQLEWKERKKQQKRLIAAKKKLCELEQKHVFDGLRFGEKSQRSLLADHILDVNSTLLQKALQSIENSSKKRWNVTEEINALRARESDWTLNVSRECLSFDASKEKVGDNFSYLQQGKSLFSEGKVSICLVLNDHETEQLEGEDGPVSYLQTLLDDEQRFLKEEERACVPLIIVSPEHAIEDLRNLFQENDYFGFESDKVWFLKEETLPVVCSSPEEPKKHKILMKSPWEILKSPVGSGGVLSVLASHGITDSLSSLAIDFLQVHSIETRSQTPQHYINQMLVGFVSTKGGEIGIQVTEESEVKNMEMTFTLKFLKRLKGKIEFEAVMKMNSHVQMVEKEWVESVPTEPNSFEFRSDVYSVLSECSSPAKICLMNITV